The stretch of DNA ATCGCCTTTTCGAGTTCAAGAAGGACGCAGTTATCTTCGGAACCGGAGAGGGGAACTTTGACACCTATGCTATCACAAACATAGAAATAGAAAAGATCCGCGAAGAAAAAGGCATCTTGTACACCATCTACTACGAGAACCGAGAAGGAGAAGAATACAAATTTTCATTTTACTATTATCCAGAAAATAGAGGCGTGATTAGGTTTAAGAATCAAAAGCAAATCATGTGGACTAAAGAGAAGAGTTAAGCAGCGAGCATCTCTCTTCCCCACCCCTCATCGATGTAGCAAATAAATCCTTTTTAAGAATGTCAAAAAAAGGTGATGGGTTCTACGGGAAAATGAAATTGACAAATCTCCCTCTTTGTATCATTATTAGGCCATGAGATACCTCATCTTTTTTGCCCTGCTCTATCTCCTCTACTATTTTCTCAAAAAGTCTTTTTTTTCGTCTAAACGCCAGCAGAAGATCTTTAAAAGGTACCATGGGGAATCAGCCGACAAGGAACTTGTCCAGGACCCCCAATGTCATACCTACATCCCCAAGGAAACGGCGCTCAAGGCCCAGATCAATGGAGAGGTCTACTACTTCTGCAGCCGGGAGTGCCTGGATAAGTTCAAAAAGGGCTCCTGATGCTCGGCTATTGAGGGTAATACCTCAGTCTTGGGGGATGGGCTTCAAAGGGCC from Deltaproteobacteria bacterium encodes:
- a CDS encoding YHS domain-containing protein, whose protein sequence is MRYLIFFALLYLLYYFLKKSFFSSKRQQKIFKRYHGESADKELVQDPQCHTYIPKETALKAQINGEVYYFCSRECLDKFKKGS